In the genome of Nocardia sp. NBC_00416, one region contains:
- a CDS encoding class I SAM-dependent methyltransferase, with protein sequence MGIYRDHVVPRIVNVACGMKANEPLRERVCAGLSGRVLELGFGSGLNVPFYPDTVDSVSAVEPADLGWRLSAPRRAAGTVPIERAGLDGQELPFPDNSFESALSTWTMCTIPDIEAALGEVRRVLIPGGTLHFVEHGLSPDPKVQRWQHRLDPIQQRIAGGCHLDRNIRALIESAGFGIGDLEVFQGQGPAFIDTQSLGVAVSH encoded by the coding sequence GTGGGTATCTATCGCGACCATGTCGTACCGCGCATCGTGAACGTGGCCTGTGGGATGAAGGCCAACGAGCCGTTACGGGAGCGGGTATGCGCCGGCCTGTCCGGGCGGGTGCTGGAACTCGGCTTCGGCTCGGGGCTGAACGTGCCCTTCTACCCGGACACCGTCGATTCGGTGAGCGCGGTCGAGCCCGCGGACCTGGGCTGGCGGTTATCGGCGCCGCGCCGCGCCGCGGGAACGGTGCCGATCGAGCGCGCGGGCCTGGACGGGCAGGAACTGCCTTTCCCGGACAACAGTTTCGAATCCGCCCTCTCGACCTGGACGATGTGCACCATCCCCGATATCGAGGCCGCTCTCGGCGAGGTGCGCCGGGTACTGATACCGGGCGGCACCCTCCATTTCGTCGAGCACGGTCTGTCGCCGGATCCGAAGGTGCAGCGCTGGCAGCACCGGCTCGACCCGATCCAGCAGCGCATCGCCGGCGGATGTCATCTGGACCGCAATATCCGCGCGCTGATCGAGTCGGCGGGGTTCGGGATCGGCGACCTCGAGGTCTTCCAGGGCCAGGGCCCGGCGTTCATCGATACCCAGTCGCTCGGCGTGGCTGTCAGCCACTGA
- a CDS encoding YbaB/EbfC family nucleoid-associated protein, with protein MSEYDRAAIRADAGVLRESVDQLLGTFERQRQAMSEVRQRLAETTVSVWSADNLVRVDANTAGVPVQVHLTPEAFKRSTPEKLGRSILEAVQQAARRATDLSRDAWAPIQDMAGEVPDLPDLAPGMPSIKAVIGTLFADPATEAEPAAPMGREDEDEFFRNRSYLDGGK; from the coding sequence ATGAGCGAGTACGACCGCGCGGCCATCCGGGCGGACGCGGGGGTGTTGCGGGAGAGTGTGGATCAACTGCTGGGCACCTTCGAACGGCAGCGGCAGGCGATGTCGGAGGTGCGGCAGCGGCTGGCGGAGACGACCGTCAGCGTGTGGTCGGCCGATAACCTGGTCCGGGTCGACGCGAACACCGCCGGAGTCCCGGTGCAGGTGCATCTCACGCCGGAAGCGTTCAAACGGTCGACCCCGGAAAAGCTGGGGCGTTCGATCCTGGAGGCGGTGCAGCAGGCCGCCCGCCGGGCCACCGATCTGTCCCGGGACGCCTGGGCTCCGATACAGGACATGGCGGGCGAGGTCCCGGACCTGCCGGATCTGGCGCCGGGTATGCCGAGTATCAAAGCAGTGATCGGCACCCTGTTCGCCGATCCCGCAACCGAGGCGGAACCGGCCGCGCCGATGGGCCGGGAAGACGAGGATGAGTTCTTCCGCAACCGCAGCTACCTGGACGGTGGTAAATGA
- a CDS encoding ABC transporter substrate-binding protein/permease, whose product MAGLPPPRSRALLAAILLAVALLAAACGGGGGDTAARDLCAPPGPAAASAAPENLTAPGAGTEDRFTTDSTIAVRSVDVSRLGLAQPGVLSVGTLSDAPPSICVNSAGAFTGFDNELLRAVAAKIGLRVEFSGTEFAGLLAQVAGGRFDAGSSNITTTDARRQMVGFTNGYDFGYFSLVVKDGSPVHGFDDLGPGSRIAVVQGTVQDEYVVNELGLDPVKFPDYNTAYANVKTGQVDAWVAPSAQAEGAIAPGDGTSVVQNSFSLDNFAAWAVAKNNRPLIDALNAGLDAVIADGTYARLYSDWVPREPPPGWKPGSKAAPAPQFPDFAALAAENAPQEQTQQAPKSTLQQLRDTFFDWSLYRQAFPDLFKTGLPNTVILALVSGVLGTVIGMLLAVAGISRTRWLRWPARVYTDIFRGLPAVVIILLIGLGIGPVVSGITGNNPYWLGAVALALLASAYIGEIFRSGIQSVEPGQLEAARAIGFGYRQAMTLVVIPQGVRRVLPALMNQFIALIKDSSLIYFLGLLATQRELFAVGRDLNAQTGNLSPLVAAGLVYLLLTIPLTHLVNYVDQRMRTGRPDQPIDPVEQSTITEGRG is encoded by the coding sequence ATGGCTGGTCTGCCCCCACCGCGTTCCCGTGCGCTACTCGCCGCGATCCTGCTCGCGGTCGCCCTGCTGGCGGCGGCGTGCGGAGGTGGCGGCGGTGATACCGCCGCCCGTGACCTGTGCGCGCCGCCCGGCCCGGCAGCGGCCTCTGCCGCGCCGGAGAACCTGACCGCCCCGGGCGCCGGGACCGAGGACCGGTTCACCACCGATTCCACCATCGCCGTGCGATCGGTCGACGTATCCCGGCTCGGCCTCGCGCAGCCCGGGGTGCTGAGTGTGGGCACGCTGTCGGACGCCCCGCCCAGCATCTGCGTGAACTCCGCCGGCGCGTTCACCGGATTCGACAACGAACTCCTGCGGGCGGTAGCCGCGAAGATCGGCTTGCGGGTCGAATTCTCCGGAACCGAGTTCGCGGGCCTGCTGGCCCAGGTCGCGGGCGGGCGCTTCGACGCCGGCTCGTCCAACATCACCACCACCGATGCCCGACGCCAGATGGTCGGCTTCACCAACGGCTACGATTTCGGCTACTTCTCGCTGGTCGTCAAGGACGGCAGCCCGGTACACGGATTCGACGATCTGGGCCCGGGCTCCCGGATCGCGGTGGTACAGGGCACGGTCCAGGACGAATATGTGGTGAACGAACTGGGCCTGGACCCGGTGAAGTTCCCCGACTACAACACCGCCTACGCGAATGTGAAGACCGGTCAGGTGGACGCCTGGGTCGCGCCGTCGGCACAGGCCGAAGGGGCCATCGCCCCCGGTGACGGCACCTCGGTGGTGCAGAACTCGTTCAGCCTGGACAACTTCGCCGCCTGGGCGGTGGCGAAGAACAATCGGCCGCTGATCGACGCGCTCAACGCCGGATTGGACGCGGTGATCGCCGACGGCACCTACGCCCGCCTCTACAGCGACTGGGTGCCCCGGGAACCACCGCCGGGCTGGAAACCCGGGTCGAAAGCCGCGCCCGCCCCGCAGTTCCCGGATTTCGCCGCGCTCGCGGCCGAGAACGCACCCCAGGAGCAGACGCAACAGGCGCCCAAATCGACCCTGCAACAGTTGCGCGACACCTTCTTCGACTGGTCGCTGTACCGGCAGGCCTTCCCGGACCTGTTCAAGACGGGCCTGCCCAACACGGTGATCCTCGCCCTGGTCTCCGGCGTGCTGGGCACCGTGATCGGCATGCTGCTCGCGGTGGCCGGAATCTCGCGGACCCGCTGGCTGCGCTGGCCGGCCCGGGTGTACACCGATATCTTCCGGGGCCTGCCCGCGGTGGTCATCATCCTGCTCATCGGGCTGGGCATCGGACCGGTGGTCAGCGGTATCACCGGAAACAACCCGTACTGGCTCGGCGCGGTGGCGCTGGCACTGCTGGCCTCGGCGTATATCGGCGAGATCTTCCGCTCCGGTATCCAGTCGGTGGAGCCGGGTCAGCTGGAGGCCGCCCGCGCGATCGGTTTCGGGTACCGGCAGGCGATGACGCTGGTGGTGATCCCGCAGGGCGTACGGCGGGTGCTGCCAGCGCTGATGAACCAGTTCATCGCGTTGATCAAGGATTCCTCCCTGATCTATTTCCTCGGCCTGCTGGCCACCCAGCGCGAACTGTTCGCGGTCGGCCGTGATCTCAACGCCCAGACCGGCAACCTCTCCCCGCTGGTGGCGGCCGGGCTGGTCTATCTGCTGCTGACCATCCCGCTCACCCATCTGGTGAACTATGTCGATCAGCGGATGCGCACCGGCCGGCCCGATCAGCCGATCGACCCGGTCGAGCAGTCCACCATCACCGAAGGCCGGGGGTAA
- a CDS encoding DUF4236 domain-containing protein, whose translation MPIRFRKRQSFGPLKLNYTQAGLSSWSIKIGPWSWNSRTKKNSVDLPGPLSWRQR comes from the coding sequence ATGCCGATCAGGTTCCGTAAACGTCAATCCTTCGGGCCGCTGAAACTGAACTACACCCAAGCGGGTCTGTCCTCATGGAGTATCAAGATCGGCCCGTGGTCGTGGAACTCCCGGACCAAGAAGAACAGCGTCGATCTACCGGGTCCGCTGAGCTGGCGTCAGCGCTGA
- a CDS encoding amino acid ABC transporter ATP-binding protein yields the protein MSASLTGTDLRLRLGGNEVLRGVDVHVAAGKTTTVIGPSGSGKSTLLRVLNRLHEPDSGDILLDGASVLTENPDRLRQRIGMVFQQFNLFPHRTVADNIALGPRKLRGLAKDEARALALEQLEVVGLTGKADSRPANLSGGQQQRVAIARALAMKPEIMFFDEATSALDPELVKGVLALMSDLAAGGMSMIVVTHEMGFARSVSDHVVFMDGGVVVESGSPDALFDSAETPRLRRFLDQVL from the coding sequence ATGAGCGCGTCATTGACCGGTACCGACCTGCGGCTGCGGTTGGGCGGCAACGAGGTACTACGCGGGGTCGACGTCCACGTCGCCGCCGGGAAGACGACGACGGTGATCGGCCCGTCGGGTTCCGGGAAGTCCACCCTGCTGCGGGTGCTGAACCGGCTGCACGAACCCGATTCCGGGGATATCCTGCTCGACGGCGCATCGGTGCTCACCGAGAATCCGGACCGGCTGCGCCAGCGCATCGGCATGGTCTTCCAGCAGTTCAATCTGTTCCCGCACCGGACGGTGGCCGACAATATCGCGCTGGGTCCGCGGAAACTGCGCGGCCTGGCCAAGGACGAGGCCCGGGCCCTCGCGCTCGAACAACTCGAGGTCGTCGGTCTCACCGGGAAAGCCGATTCCCGGCCCGCCAATCTCTCCGGCGGTCAGCAGCAGCGGGTGGCGATCGCGCGAGCGCTGGCCATGAAACCGGAGATCATGTTCTTCGACGAGGCCACCTCGGCGCTGGACCCGGAATTGGTCAAGGGGGTACTCGCACTGATGTCGGACCTGGCCGCGGGCGGTATGTCGATGATCGTGGTGACCCATGAGATGGGTTTCGCCCGCAGCGTGTCCGATCATGTGGTCTTCATGGACGGCGGCGTGGTGGTGGAGTCGGGCAGCCCGGACGCGCTGTTCGACAGTGCCGAAACCCCACGGCTGCGCAGATTCCTCGACCAAGTGCTGTAG
- a CDS encoding DUF485 domain-containing protein has product MTDIDLDKSGGRDAPPPDFVAVQTSPEFQELRTRLRRFIFPMAALFLLWYLGYVLLGAYAHDFMATEVFGEINIGLLLGLGQFVSTFLITGLYVRFANRELDPRAAALRAELEGSAS; this is encoded by the coding sequence ATGACCGACATCGATCTCGACAAGAGCGGCGGGCGGGACGCCCCGCCGCCCGACTTCGTCGCCGTGCAGACCAGTCCGGAGTTCCAAGAACTCCGGACCAGGTTGCGCCGCTTCATCTTCCCCATGGCCGCCTTGTTCCTGCTCTGGTATCTCGGTTATGTGCTGCTCGGCGCCTACGCGCACGACTTCATGGCCACCGAGGTGTTCGGTGAGATCAATATCGGGCTGCTGCTCGGGTTGGGGCAGTTCGTCTCGACCTTCCTCATCACCGGCCTCTACGTCCGATTCGCCAACCGGGAACTCGATCCGCGGGCCGCGGCACTGCGTGCCGAACTGGAAGGAAGCGCGTCGTGA
- a CDS encoding sensor histidine kinase — protein sequence MTAAVLAVAAAAVLIAGALLIRSPRRMVTTPAERAVHLALHTASLAARPLRQGLTRTSATDAVPHLRSLVGAEGLGVSDPEGALLAWDGAHENLAAEFTEAARRAVAAQRPVLVALPDPDRPGRTLVTQPLLTDSGTVAGALGMVTGNRPGPGALGALAEVARYACGQLELAELDASRSRLDRAEVRALRAQISPHFIYNALNTIASFVRTDPDRARELILDFADFTRYSFRAAGEYTVLADELSNIERYLELERARFGSALEVRLRIAPEVLGVTLPFLALQPLVENAVRHGLAGTPGGGTVTIEALDAGTDCVLSVEDDGAGMDPDLLRTGSLDAAGAGGEAHVGLANVDDRLRAAFGNDYGLVVDTAPGAGTKVSMRVPKFRPGIRP from the coding sequence ATGACCGCGGCCGTCCTCGCTGTCGCCGCGGCGGCGGTACTGATCGCCGGGGCGCTGCTGATCCGGTCGCCGCGGCGCATGGTCACCACTCCGGCCGAACGGGCGGTCCACCTCGCGCTGCACACCGCGTCGCTGGCGGCGCGGCCGCTGCGGCAGGGTCTGACCCGGACCTCGGCCACGGACGCGGTCCCGCATCTGCGATCTCTCGTCGGGGCCGAGGGTCTGGGGGTGAGCGATCCCGAGGGGGCACTACTGGCCTGGGACGGAGCGCACGAGAACCTGGCGGCGGAGTTCACCGAGGCCGCCCGGCGGGCCGTGGCGGCGCAACGACCGGTACTGGTTGCACTGCCCGATCCCGACCGTCCGGGCCGCACCCTGGTCACTCAGCCACTGCTCACCGACAGCGGCACTGTCGCGGGCGCGCTCGGCATGGTCACCGGAAATCGCCCGGGGCCCGGGGCGCTCGGCGCGTTGGCGGAGGTGGCCCGGTATGCCTGCGGCCAACTGGAACTGGCCGAACTCGACGCTTCACGGTCCCGGCTGGACCGCGCGGAAGTCCGCGCCCTGCGGGCCCAGATCAGTCCGCATTTCATCTACAACGCCCTGAACACCATCGCCTCGTTCGTCCGCACGGATCCGGACCGGGCCCGGGAACTCATCCTCGATTTCGCCGATTTCACGCGGTATTCGTTCCGCGCCGCCGGGGAGTACACCGTCCTGGCCGACGAACTCAGCAATATCGAACGCTACCTGGAACTCGAACGCGCCCGGTTCGGTTCCGCACTCGAGGTCCGGCTGCGGATCGCACCGGAAGTGCTCGGGGTGACGCTGCCCTTCCTGGCATTGCAACCCTTGGTGGAGAACGCCGTCCGGCACGGTCTGGCGGGTACGCCCGGCGGCGGCACGGTCACGATCGAAGCGCTGGACGCCGGGACGGACTGTGTGCTGAGCGTCGAGGACGACGGCGCGGGCATGGACCCCGATCTGTTGCGTACGGGATCGCTGGACGCCGCGGGAGCCGGGGGCGAGGCGCATGTCGGGCTGGCCAATGTGGACGACCGGCTGCGCGCCGCGTTCGGAAACGACTACGGCCTCGTGGTGGACACCGCGCCCGGAGCCGGGACGAAGGTGAGTATGCGGGTGCCCAAGTTCCGGCCCGGGATCAGGCCGTGA
- a CDS encoding solute symporter family protein has product MNTLYAADATVGNPTANIAIFAAFVVVTMVVVFWAGRNTSGATDYFTGGRGFTGPQNGIAIAGDYLSAASFLGIAGAIAVYGYDGFLYSIGFLVAWLVALLLVAEMLRNTGKFTMADVLSFRLKQRPVRTAAAITTLAVSLFYLLAQMAGAGGLVALLLDVSSETGQAVVIAVVGVLMIVYVLVGGMKGTTWVQIIKAVLLITGAAVMTVMVLAKFGFDPSEILTGAQSAISGSADTKVAARDVLAPGAQYGGSEMSKLNFVSLGLALVLGTAGLPHVLMRFYTVPTAKEARRSVVWAIVLIGAFYLFTLVLGYGAAAIVGPDRILAAAGGQNAAAPLLAFELGGVILLGVISAVAFATILAVVAGLTITASASFAHDIYANVIRRGKADDAAQVRVSRITAVVIGVLAIALGILANGQNIAFLVALAFAVAASANLPTILYSLFWRRFNTTGALFSMYGGLISTVVLIVFSPAVSGSATAMLPDLDFDWFPLSNPGIVSIPLAFVLGVVGTYLGGKDGEDPAKAAEMEVRALTGVGAEKAVAH; this is encoded by the coding sequence GTGAACACGCTGTACGCCGCCGACGCCACCGTCGGCAATCCGACCGCCAATATCGCCATATTCGCGGCGTTCGTCGTGGTCACCATGGTCGTGGTGTTCTGGGCGGGTCGTAATACCTCCGGCGCCACCGACTATTTCACCGGCGGCCGCGGGTTCACCGGTCCGCAGAACGGAATCGCCATCGCCGGTGATTATCTGTCCGCGGCGAGTTTCCTGGGGATCGCCGGCGCCATCGCGGTCTACGGATACGACGGATTCCTGTATTCGATCGGGTTCCTGGTGGCCTGGCTGGTGGCGCTGCTGCTCGTCGCCGAAATGCTGCGCAACACCGGAAAATTCACCATGGCCGATGTGCTGAGCTTCCGGCTGAAGCAGCGGCCGGTGCGCACCGCGGCCGCGATCACCACGCTGGCGGTGTCGCTGTTCTACCTGCTCGCGCAGATGGCCGGCGCCGGCGGCCTGGTGGCGTTGCTGCTGGATGTGTCCAGTGAGACCGGGCAGGCGGTGGTGATCGCCGTGGTCGGGGTGCTGATGATCGTGTACGTGCTGGTCGGCGGAATGAAGGGCACCACCTGGGTGCAGATCATCAAGGCCGTCCTGCTCATCACCGGCGCCGCGGTGATGACCGTCATGGTGCTGGCGAAATTCGGCTTCGACCCGTCGGAAATCCTCACCGGCGCGCAGTCGGCGATCAGCGGCTCCGCCGATACGAAGGTGGCCGCACGCGATGTGCTGGCGCCCGGCGCCCAGTACGGCGGCAGCGAGATGTCGAAACTGAACTTCGTCTCGCTCGGGCTGGCGCTGGTGCTGGGCACCGCGGGCCTGCCGCATGTGCTCATGCGTTTCTACACGGTGCCGACCGCCAAAGAAGCGCGGCGTTCGGTGGTCTGGGCGATCGTGTTGATCGGCGCCTTCTACCTGTTCACCCTGGTACTCGGCTACGGGGCGGCGGCGATCGTCGGACCGGACCGGATCCTCGCGGCGGCCGGCGGGCAGAACGCCGCGGCGCCGCTGCTGGCCTTCGAACTCGGCGGGGTGATCCTGCTCGGCGTGATCTCGGCGGTGGCCTTCGCGACCATCCTCGCGGTGGTCGCCGGTCTCACCATCACCGCCTCGGCGTCTTTCGCGCACGATATCTACGCCAACGTCATCCGCCGCGGCAAAGCCGACGACGCCGCGCAGGTCCGGGTGTCCCGGATCACGGCGGTGGTGATCGGGGTGCTGGCCATCGCGCTGGGCATTCTCGCCAACGGGCAGAACATCGCCTTCCTGGTGGCGCTGGCCTTCGCCGTCGCGGCCTCGGCGAATCTGCCGACCATCCTGTACTCGCTGTTCTGGCGGCGCTTCAACACCACGGGCGCGCTGTTCAGCATGTACGGCGGGCTGATCTCCACGGTCGTGCTGATCGTGTTCTCCCCGGCGGTCTCCGGGTCCGCGACGGCGATGCTGCCGGATCTGGATTTCGACTGGTTCCCGCTGTCGAACCCGGGCATCGTCTCCATACCGCTGGCATTCGTACTCGGTGTGGTCGGCACCTATCTCGGCGGGAAGGACGGCGAAGACCCGGCGAAGGCCGCGGAAATGGAGGTCAGGGCGCTGACCGGCGTCGGCGCCGAGAAGGCGGTCGCGCACTGA
- the dnaE gene encoding DNA polymerase III subunit alpha produces MAASSGFVHLHNHTEYSMLDGAAKISPLFAEADRLGMTAVGMTDHGNMYGAAEFFHSAKKAGITPIIGIEAYIAPASRFDTKRVLWGDPSQKGDDVSGSGAYTHMTMVAENATGLRNLFKLSSLASIEGQLGKWARMDEELIAAHAEGIIATTGCPSGEVQTRLRLGHEREALEAAAKWQEIFGRDNFFLEVMDHGLSIEKRVREGLLEVGRTLDIPPLATNDCHYVTKEHALNHEALLCIQTGKTLSDPTRFKFDGDGYFLKSADEMRALWDAEVPGACDNTVWIGERVQSYAEVWEHRDRMPVFPVPEGEDQSGWLRKEVHRGLDRRFPDGVPREYVERAEFELNVIIEMGFPAYFLVVGDLINHAREVGIRVGPGRGSAAGSLVAYAMGITNIDPIPHGLLFERFLNPERVSMPDIDIDFDDRRRGEMVRYATDRWGSDRVAQVITFGTIKTKAAIKDSARVQFGQPGFAIADQISKALPPPIMAKDIPLSGIMDPEHERYKEAAEVRDLIGSNPDVAKIYETARGLEGLIRNAGVHACAVIMSSEPLMEAIPLWKRAQDGAIITGWDYPSCEAIGLLKMDFLGLRNLTVIGDALDNISSNRGIDLDMDNLPLADPPTYELLSRGDTLGVFQLDGSAMRDLLRRMQPTGFEDIVAVLALYRPGPMGMNAHNDYADRKNGRQQVKPIHPELEEPLKEILADTFGLIVYQEQIMQIAQKVAGYSLGRADILRRAMGKKKAEVLEAEFEGFESGMQTNGFSKPAIKALWDTILPFAGYAFNKSHAAGYGLVSFWTAYLKANYPAEYMAGLLTSVGDDKDKAAIYLSDCRKLGITVLPPDVNESEMNFASVGADIRFGLGAVRNVGANVVSSIINARRDKSKYTDFSDYLNKIDTVACTKKVTESLIKAGAFDSLDHPRKGLMLVHSDAIDAVMSTKKAEAIGQFDLFGGMDDDGESVASVFDVKVPDDEWESKHRLALEREMLGLYVSGHPLNGVDHVLAAQADTQIPTILEGDIKDGTQVTVGGILASVNRRINKNGLAWASCQLEDLTGGIEVLFFPQAYSVYGMDVVEDAVVLVKARVSMRDDRISLIANDLAVPDLSAIGVAKPLAVTISTRMCTPDKIGEFKRVLSRHPGTSDVHVRHVGAREKTTLLKLDDSLRVEQSSALMGDLKALLGPGCLAG; encoded by the coding sequence TTGGCCGCCTCGTCCGGATTCGTTCATCTGCACAACCACACCGAGTACTCGATGCTCGACGGTGCCGCCAAGATCTCACCGCTGTTCGCCGAGGCCGACCGCCTCGGTATGACCGCGGTGGGAATGACCGACCACGGCAATATGTACGGCGCCGCCGAGTTCTTCCACTCGGCGAAGAAGGCCGGGATCACACCGATCATCGGGATCGAGGCCTATATCGCGCCCGCCTCCCGTTTCGACACCAAGCGGGTCCTGTGGGGCGATCCCAGCCAGAAGGGCGACGACGTATCCGGCTCCGGCGCCTACACCCATATGACCATGGTCGCGGAGAACGCGACCGGTCTGCGGAACCTGTTCAAACTGTCCTCGCTCGCCAGCATCGAAGGCCAGCTCGGTAAGTGGGCCCGGATGGACGAGGAACTCATCGCCGCGCACGCCGAGGGCATTATCGCCACCACCGGCTGCCCCTCGGGCGAGGTGCAGACCCGGCTGCGGCTCGGGCACGAGCGCGAAGCGCTGGAGGCCGCCGCGAAATGGCAGGAGATCTTCGGCCGCGACAACTTCTTCCTCGAGGTGATGGATCACGGTCTGTCCATCGAGAAGCGGGTTCGCGAGGGCCTGCTCGAGGTCGGTCGCACCCTCGACATCCCGCCGCTGGCCACCAACGACTGCCATTACGTCACCAAGGAACACGCACTCAACCACGAGGCGTTGTTGTGCATCCAGACCGGTAAGACGCTGTCCGACCCCACCCGGTTCAAGTTCGACGGCGACGGATACTTCCTGAAGTCCGCCGACGAGATGCGCGCCCTCTGGGACGCCGAGGTGCCCGGCGCCTGCGACAACACCGTGTGGATCGGCGAACGCGTCCAGTCCTACGCCGAGGTGTGGGAACACCGCGACCGGATGCCGGTCTTCCCGGTTCCCGAGGGGGAGGACCAGTCCGGCTGGCTGCGCAAAGAGGTCCATCGCGGTCTGGATCGGCGCTTCCCCGACGGTGTGCCGCGCGAATACGTCGAGCGCGCCGAATTCGAGCTGAACGTCATCATCGAGATGGGCTTCCCGGCCTACTTCCTGGTGGTCGGCGACCTGATCAACCATGCCCGCGAGGTCGGTATCCGCGTCGGTCCGGGGCGCGGTTCAGCGGCCGGGTCGCTGGTCGCCTACGCCATGGGGATCACCAATATCGACCCCATTCCGCACGGGCTGCTGTTCGAGCGCTTCCTCAACCCCGAACGCGTCTCGATGCCCGATATCGATATCGACTTCGACGATCGCCGCCGCGGTGAGATGGTTCGCTATGCGACCGATCGCTGGGGCAGTGACCGGGTCGCGCAGGTCATCACCTTCGGCACCATTAAAACCAAGGCCGCCATCAAGGATTCGGCGCGCGTCCAGTTCGGCCAGCCCGGTTTCGCCATCGCCGACCAGATCTCCAAGGCGCTGCCGCCGCCGATCATGGCGAAGGATATTCCGCTGTCGGGGATCATGGACCCCGAACACGAGCGGTACAAAGAGGCCGCGGAGGTCCGCGACCTCATCGGCAGCAATCCCGATGTCGCCAAGATCTACGAGACCGCCCGCGGTCTCGAGGGCCTGATCCGCAATGCCGGTGTGCACGCCTGCGCGGTGATCATGTCCTCCGAACCGCTCATGGAAGCGATCCCGCTGTGGAAGCGCGCGCAGGACGGCGCGATCATCACCGGCTGGGATTATCCGTCGTGCGAGGCCATCGGCCTGCTGAAAATGGACTTCCTGGGCCTGCGCAACCTCACCGTGATCGGTGACGCGCTGGACAACATCAGTTCCAATCGCGGGATCGACCTCGATATGGACAATCTGCCGCTCGCCGATCCGCCGACCTACGAATTGCTCTCCCGCGGTGACACTCTCGGGGTGTTCCAGCTCGACGGCAGCGCCATGCGTGATCTGCTGCGCCGCATGCAGCCCACCGGCTTCGAGGATATCGTCGCCGTGCTCGCGCTCTACCGCCCGGGTCCGATGGGCATGAACGCGCACAACGACTACGCGGACCGCAAGAACGGCCGGCAGCAGGTCAAGCCCATCCACCCCGAGCTGGAAGAACCCCTGAAGGAGATCCTGGCCGATACCTTCGGCCTGATCGTCTATCAGGAACAGATCATGCAGATCGCGCAGAAGGTCGCCGGATACTCGCTCGGCCGAGCCGATATTCTGCGCCGTGCGATGGGCAAGAAGAAGGCCGAGGTCCTCGAGGCGGAATTCGAGGGTTTCGAGTCCGGTATGCAAACCAACGGATTCTCCAAACCGGCGATCAAGGCGCTGTGGGACACCATTCTGCCGTTCGCCGGATACGCGTTCAACAAATCGCATGCCGCCGGCTACGGCCTGGTTTCCTTCTGGACCGCCTATCTGAAGGCCAACTATCCCGCCGAATATATGGCGGGCCTGCTCACCTCGGTCGGTGACGACAAGGACAAGGCCGCGATCTACCTGTCGGACTGCCGAAAGCTCGGTATCACCGTGCTGCCGCCCGATGTCAACGAATCGGAGATGAACTTCGCCTCGGTCGGCGCCGATATCCGTTTCGGGCTCGGCGCGGTGCGCAATGTCGGCGCCAATGTGGTGTCGTCCATCATCAATGCCCGCAGGGACAAATCCAAGTACACCGATTTCTCCGACTATTTGAACAAGATCGATACGGTCGCCTGCACCAAGAAGGTCACCGAGTCGCTCATCAAGGCCGGCGCCTTCGATTCGCTCGACCATCCCCGTAAGGGGCTCATGCTCGTGCACTCCGACGCGATCGACGCGGTGATGTCCACCAAGAAGGCGGAGGCCATCGGGCAGTTCGACCTGTTCGGCGGGATGGACGACGACGGCGAATCGGTGGCGTCGGTGTTCGACGTGAAAGTCCCCGACGACGAATGGGAGAGCAAGCACCGGCTCGCCCTGGAACGGGAGATGCTCGGTCTCTACGTGTCCGGCCATCCGCTCAACGGCGTCGACCATGTACTCGCCGCCCAGGCCGATACCCAGATCCCGACCATCCTCGAGGGCGATATCAAGGACGGCACCCAGGTGACCGTCGGCGGGATCCTCGCCTCGGTGAACCGCCGGATCAACAAGAACGGCCTGGCGTGGGCGTCCTGTCAGCTCGAAGATCTCACCGGCGGGATCGAGGTGCTGTTCTTCCCGCAGGCCTATTCGGTGTACGGGATGGATGTGGTGGAGGACGCCGTGGTGCTGGTGAAGGCCCGCGTCTCGATGCGCGACGACCGTATCTCGCTGATCGCCAACGATCTCGCCGTACCGGACCTGTCGGCCATCGGGGTGGCGAAACCGCTGGCGGTGACCATCTCCACCCGGATGTGCACCCCCGATAAGATCGGCGAATTCAAGCGGGTGCTGTCCCGCCATCCCGGAACCTCGGATGTGCACGTTCGGCATGTGGGCGCCCGGGAGAAGACCACCCTGCTGAAACTGGACGACAGTCTGCGGGTGGAACAGTCCTCGGCGCTCATGGGAGACCTGAAAGCGCTACTCGGGCCGGGCTGCCTGGCCGGCTGA